AGTATGTAACAAAGGTATGAAAAACATTTTCCTACCATACAAAATACTCACCATTTTACacttaataattgaaattttgaaaatatcggCCTCTCTGTTGCGATGTAATTCATCATTATCACActgataaatgtttaaaaaagaagATTTTAGTGGCTTTTCAAATGCATCTTGAGTTTGTTGCACAACAAAACCACGTATTTCTATATCTTGCTCCTGGGTCtgactattgtttttaatataaactgatATGAATTCAACCAAGTGATTATCATTAGTGAGAAACcatttgtcttgtttcttttttgataatataaatgaatttaaacataaaacatttttctttataacTGGACATTTGTTGTTCTCTGTTGTTAGACTATTTAACTCAACTAAATCCCTTTCAATGATTCTCCTTGCAATTTGACGTAGTGGCTTTTTTCCATGTCTTACCATATGCTTAAAATGTTGAAGTTTATTTTCGAATTCGTAGGCATTAAAATTTTGCAGAGTCCCGAATTTTTTAACCTCGTCAACTAAATGAGAGAGATTGTGAATGTTACTTGTCACATAGTCTTTACCGTATATTCTTTTGAACTGTTCTGTAAAATGTGCCAACATTTCTTCAGCAATCTGaaggaatttaaaatgtttttcgaTCGAACAGATTGTGATAGCACAAAAGAAATGCATGAAATGTGTATAAGCTTCTTCTTTTAAGACCTCCTTAAGAATCACCAAGCTAAGGTAGTAAAGAAAACTACGAAACTCTGAACCTTTCCAGTGTTTTAAAATGTCCAGTGATCTAACTGACCGATGTATTTCTGTAGGCATTTCACAATCATTTAAGAAATTGTCAACTTTAGCTATATCGCTAGCACTCCATTTAGTTAGATAAATACCAAAATTGCCATCACGCCATCCTATAAGTAATCTTTTCATAAGCCCCAGGTCAATGAGATGCAGCGAATCTGACACCGGAAAATCTTCAATCATATCAATGTTGAGTTTGAGTAACGGCGAGTCTAACTTGTGGTGTTGCCCGTATTTCTTTTCACGAAAGTCTTGGTCATTCCTTTTGGGGCAATTAAACTGGGGAAATGTCACAGTATTTGATTTGTGAGAGTATTCCCCGACCACCGTGCATTTAAGGCATCCATGTTTACTATTAAAGTTCGATACACCTGAAacaattatattgtttttaattagcTGAATTAGTTAATTAGCTGATAGTACTATATGTTTCTATACTATGtaattagtgaaataaaaaccttttatcATAGCTCTTGCAGGTGAATCGCAAATGAATGCTCCTAATTTgacatgtattattttttctctttgtGATTTGTCTGTTATTTTAAGTCCCTCTTGAAGTTGCTGCATTTCTGTTACAAAAGGTCCCAAAAAAGTGTCAAGATCTTTAGGCTTTCCATCACCAGCATAGATACCTATGAAAAAAGCAAACATTGTCATCtaagattttcattattttgtctACGAAGCTGACGTAACAGGTACTTACCTACGACAAAAGGCGGCAGTGGAATTTCAGATACTGAACATAAAATGGGCCAAAACTGGTACTTAGAACTTTTAAACACTGGAAGGCCgtcaatgtttatttttaaagaaattttatcaGGTGGGACAGAGAGCtcttcaacaatattttttaaacattttttcagaCCATTATGCCAATATTCCCCTGGAGCTGAACAAATAATATCCACATTTGCCTTGTTTGTTTGTAGAAGAGTTCGTGCGTCATTAGGGAGGATATTTTtcaactttatatttaaaatttttaataatgaatttaacgCCACATGTGGAATATTGTGTTCTACTGCCCATTTACTAAGGTTACTACGTAGTTTATTATTCTCCTCGTATGTTGAATAGCAGTCATCTTCATCTTCCTGCTCAGAATCAGAGTTGTCACAAATATATTCCTCGTCATCCGTCAAAACCTTGTTTTGTACCGAAACGCCACTACTAACTCCTGGACTAATatcttgaaaattattatttcgtcCGGAACCCTCACCATCTTCTACAGAACGTTCTTGGCTCGATGTAAATCTAGTACTCGGCACACTTATCATTTGTTGGTATGTTTTCTGCACTTTCCTTTTATATGAACCGCTTTTTTTTAACCGCTTCCATTTGTTTATatccatttttataataatttaataaaaacccaATGACTCAAAAGAAATCAAAATGGCCGTGAAGATGCGATAAACATTAAAAGCAATTGTCTTCTTAAATGGACTTCACGAAGATATCTTTGGACACTAATAGTTTTACAAGAAACCTTTACATAGAAATTAAGACTATAACAGCATTCGAGAGTCCACAATAATACCACGTACGTCTTACTCTTAGAGGAAACCATTGTAGAACTAATTCACTTATAATTGGTACGTAAAGTTGACTTATAAACCCCTACAAGGTCAAGTAACAAATGCAAATGGTTCTAAGTGTATTTAGTTCTATAAATTACTATTACTGGCTTAAGACACTTATAGcggatttataattacttcttGTAGACAATTATAAGTGTAACTTACTGGAGCAAGTTTTCTCAAGTGTATTTACACCTATACAACACTTTTATAGGCCTTCTTAGCCTTTACTGCGCCTATAATTTCGTTCTATACATGACTATAAGTCAACTTATAGGAACAGGTGTACTATAAACCTAAACGAACTCCGTGTAACCTGTTATAAGCTTGATAGTAAAACCTGGAACCACTAAGAGAGAGGTACTAGTGCTGTGAGCCTGTAAACTGTGCACTACAGGAGAACTTTGTTACTTGGGAGTCGCTTGTCTGAGTTTCAGGTTCGATCTTCAACTGATAGTAGGTATGTTGAAATACACAAGATTAGGAAAGGAATTGTAGTTAGTGGCCTTGTAAACTATAGCGTTAACTAtactgtaaataattaaataaataaatatactacgacaatacacacaattattattaagaggGAATGTTTGTTTCTTCACTTCACACGTCCCACAGAGTACCgggctgtgtccatcaacttaaggcttcggccgtggctagttatcaacgtaccgacaaagatgtgccgctaaacgatttttGAAgcgtaagatgtcgcgtagaaacttttcaaggtatggtttaaatataactgccgtactctgtggaatctgccttccgaaccggtggtagagtcactacaaacagactgacctgacgtttcaaaagtgcctattaatttcaaaagttattaattaggcctacttgaaataaatgaattttgaactttgaatttgaatactacctaaaaggttagcccgctaccatcttagaccgcatcatcgcttaccaccaagtgagattgcagtcaagggctaacatgtactgtaaaaaaaaaaaaggtgggcatagcctgcagtggcgtgcaaactAATATCCAgtttgagttataaaaaacttaacagttaaagcctatccttaaattCTTATAACGTACTAGAGAACGCTACTTCATTATAaacttcattatatattatctgtAGACCtggtgcataccttctatgcatgccactgaccGCATAGTGAAAACCACAGAATGAAGAATATACGGAAACCATGCACACGACTAAGACtgaagcataaaaaaccacTTCACTTAAGAAGTGTTTCTCGATAAATTGGTttgtcatttcatttcatttagcagtttacagtaatttttaccttaaatgttcttaaatgtgaaaatgagataaagtttgtgagctgCCATCATTGGAAGTGTGAATTGGTGTGAAGTAATCTTTAActgtttttaaatacaatacactctatgcaataatggctaaatgagggttctgtatatttttaattctatggggaaaacaaacagttaccGGGGTTCCTTAAAAAACCGGAACAATGCGGACGCGGGAACATCTATAGCATCTAACATTGTATCAACCCTGTTTGAAGGAAAAGAAATGTAACTCCGACGTTCATATATCCTAACGGTTCAAATGCGTGTATTCAGCTCTCAATTTGTCACAGTCCCCAGGTGAGCATCTAGGAGCCCCATTTGAATTTCATGAGCCGGGGCTTCATCTCGTCAATTAGGCGATACACCGTCTGCCGCTGACTTATTGCGGAAAGTTGTAAAAAATGTACGATCGGTACATCATTAATCGTCCACTTACAGCGCAAGTTGAGTTAgaagtaaattgtaaatagtGATGTATTTAGAAGTGATTGCAGTAAAGCAGGAAttgaaataagattaaaaagttACGTCTAAGATTTTGAGTAGGATTCAACCAGCTTAAAAATTTATGGCCATATAAAAATCCTCATgtatgaatgagtgaatgaatgcacttttattgtacaccaagaaaaaagtagttacagagatataaacatagagcaagttAGTACAATTTGGATGTCTTAACGCGATACATACTCATTTCTCTCGAAAATAGTTTTCTTAACTATTGTTAATAAACCCTTGTAACTAGATTTTACGATACGATACGAAACGAAGACGGTTATTATCACTGACgctgtgataatagtcgttttagcccaccaacccgcattggagcagcgtggtggatctattCTTGAAACgtcctgtgcccagcagtgggtcgttaataggctgcggatgatgatgatgataaaaaagcgGTAATAGTCTATTAGATATGGCTTTGGCTTCCTTTTCGGGGTACCCAGTTAGATTCCCGGCACaaacctcttaacttttcgaagttatatgcgttaatttaataaattaaatatcacttgctttaacggtgaaggaaaagatcgtgagcaaacctgcatgcctaagagttctctataatgatCTCAAGCGCGTGTGAAGCCAACCGCAGTttgccaacgtggtggactacggcctaaacccttcttacaATGGTTggtgacagtggcgtgcaaagagggtatgcacagggtatgcaagataatataaaatctccaaataggcattgtaagagttataaaaagcatactcttaagtatttattactcgtactggagatttttttcattttatatcatctgcataccctgtgcataccgtctatgcacgccacaggtTGGTGACGATGAACTAGATTTTATTGAGCGAAACTACAGTTTACTATcagttattacattttttacttgTAACTTTATTGCAGTCATGTAAACCCAAAGGGACCGTTTACgcggtatttttatttattcaattactagatgttgcccaCGTTTATTTGAAAATCAAATACACATTTTTAGTACAGAAACGAAGAATTATAATTGCGTGTGTGGTCCCAAAATGGCCGACACGCAGCATTTACTATACCTGTGGAGACACCAAAGCTATAGTGCTGGTCTTCGATGCCATAAGGAGACAATGATGGATgttcaattaaataaacaacacaAACACTTCCACTAAAAACATAAGACAGTCAAGGTCAATAGACAAAATAGCATTATCGTTATTGCGATAAGAGAGCAGCGTTCAAATACCCAATTACCGTGATATTTCTAAAGAACGTATTCTGCACTGGATGTGACACACAGCCCCAGGTGAACATCGCGGAGCGTCATTTGAATTTCATGAGGCGCCGCCTCTCATAAATTAGGCCTGTTCCGCATGCCATTCACTTATTGAGACGTACAGCGTAcggtaaataaaatacagaataCATCAAGTCAGGTCTTGTTATGGTCAACCTTAGATTGAAACGTTTCAGATAATCCTTATCTAGCTactacaaacatttttgatgTGCATGGATTTAAGCTTCTTATTTGtcattctcttttttttctaggtattaaatttattaattctttatatatatatatttttaatataacctataataaactatgtaaaactaaataaaatctaaaacttcttcgaaaccaccgcagtgaggcaaagttcctaagatgctggaaGTTTAGTATCGATTATATCGGTTTCGCCGATATAATCGATACTAAACTCTACGAGTCCAtttacgatttttatttaatttttgtctgtctgtctatctgtccgggcatcacgtgaatactactgaacggattttaataaaatgcggtatagtggtagctgatattccgggtcgaCATCTATATGTTGACACGGAATATCATctccttatttttataaaaatgtttcttcATGGCTGcgttaaattttaaccgattttaataattcaggCATCTAtgtctaatttttatgaatttgtaataaatgttgttggagataaaggacataactcttcgcaaATAACAGCAATTCGCAAGGCATCGAacgcatgcgtaccatcctactaatattataaatgcgaaagtttttaaggatggatgtatgtttattgtatatatgtatcaactaaaataatgacaacttactagtTCAgcataccacgtaaaataatattattttacgtggtatactgagctagtagccacgatgattatgatgttagcatcagatcttttctagcttctcgattgactcatacgcgaacgaagtcgcgagggtccgctagtattcaATAAAACTGACGATACGTATAGTGCATGGCCGGCCACTTCTCGTCAATCGACTACTTCATAAAGTCACGTCTTTCTCTGATTTATAGAGAGGTGCGgcaaaaaatgttaaatcacTTATGGTAAGTTTAAATGCGGATGATATATTGACGTCGAATGTAAGAGATTGTGATGAAGTGCGAAGATGTAATGAAGATTTATGAGTTGATAGTATTGTAGGGGGTATTGCACTGTATCCATCGTTATTAATTCTCTCTGAATTTATTTAGTCGATGATagcaaacgagtcgcagggagccgctagaCCTAagtggcacaagaccgtggtatttggaactacCTTAAATAGACCTACgtccagtggacgtcaattggttgatatgatgataaataatgatGATAGAGACAACCTGTTATTAGACCGTCTACGTCTaactattcgatcgcgtgaaagttagttacgatttgtatggaattaaAAGAGCGCCCAGTAagaatactgggaaacagtttAGTTAAATGATTGCGCTGTTTCGATTGATAGAAAATGTCACACCAAATACTTTATCAATGAACCAAACAGAAGCATGTCCACAATAGTAGGaacatgtattcaatgatgaattaattttactttcagGATCTTATTTATAAACGTGGCCTAACGTCGGAAgagttatttagttattatttatatgcccATATTATATTGATTGTAAACGTTGAGCGTCCGAAAAGTGTTCGCATAATAAAACTCTCAATACTCCTCTGTTAGGGAGATCATTGAAAAATCAATAAAGGTTTCATATAGCAAAATACACTTGACTACAATCTGACCTTGGTGAAGTTCGTTAtgaactgtttttattttagccCGAGTCGATTGTGAGCACTGGATATTTCTATGACAGCTGTGTCTGCAAGATTAATTAACCTTTGTTTAATCCCGAGGCATATAACTTGATAATTGAGAGTATTCATCGAtgcaaatattatattctacCAACTTATTCATTCCACTTGccttaaacattttaaaattagatgAATAGGATTCATAAATTTTCGTTTGATttcgaggtttttttttataattcgggATAGCCCTGTTTGCATGTATAAGACTTCcaacttatttatttcgtttttcaaaaatagaatCTTATTAAGATTAAAGAAcaaacagaaaccgtgtacacgacttatactgaagcatcaaaaccactacTAAagagtagtgtttctcgaataggcagttagtcactttattccatttagcagtttacagtaattattttacctctcatgtttaaacgtttagaataaaattaaaaaaaatcaaagtttttgagctagctACATTCCGCAGGTGTTAGTGAGATGTGTGCGGACATTTCcactgtttttagacacaatgcactgcatgcgaTAATGACCGAATTCTGTACatccttaaatataaaaaaaacctttgttaaATTTCAAAACAGTTCTTATTAATTATCATTTGGGACTAATCCTTTTTTctggaaatattttatttcctacAATTCCACCAACTCATTAATTCCGCTTTTTAAACATGTTACAACATCAGAATTATAAGGATTCACGAAAATCCCTTTAATGTACTAAGCTTAAAGCTAAAAATATACCAGACCTTATCTGACCTTCCATTGCGGTCACGTAGAGAGCTGggtttataaaccgatttggaaAAAGAACACTCGGATGAATCTAGTGCCTACCTTgccattattaaatttaaagcatCGATACAAAATCATTCTAATTAATGTAAGTTTAGTGGATTGTTTATTCAGATCAACAAACGCAAAAAGGAAGATCAGGGACACCGAAACCGTATTAGTAAAAGTAAAATGACTATGGAGCCGACACTGTACTTTTACTTGAAACCACTATATCTGTAAGACTGAATTAACCTCTAATTAATCTCGTGAGGTTTCTGAATAAGTAATTAGGGTTCATTCCTGAATATTAGATAGAACCAGGCGTTAATATGCGAAATTACGTGATAAGGTTATACAAAATCTTCGTGGCAATCCACACACAGATTCCCCGAAACTGGCTCTTTATGAGTACGTACGTTCGTTCCTATAGCCGATTACCCTTACAATCTAGTCAACAAGTGCTTTATTGACTAACTTTTTTCAGCGATTCGATTTGGAATGACATCTAGATGATTTTTGAAAAACCTGAAGATCCGCTTGCAAAAAAAGGGGACTTTGGTTTTTTTCACATATCTCAAAAActaataaagatttttcaaaacTTCAAAAAGATTCACTTGTTATTAGGATGTACACTTttgttaaagtaattttttaaattcggtAAACAACTAAACTTTGGATGAcaataatttgatttatgcAAGATATGTTACTAAATTTcttagcattttaacaaatgtgctgaTAATCCTTATTTGatcaataaatagtttatattatatttgtttcataGCCAATGTTCATAACATTGTGCCGGTGGgtgtttcgatataaatacgggtgcattttcgatacaattcacttcacttcactttctATGAGACTCTAGGCAATGCAAAGATATCTCACGGTGTCTTAGTCATTATCACTTTATAAATCACATATTTGCAAAGCGTTGCAAAGGCAAAGATAGACttttggcacagtgggcagcgacccttctttctgtgACCAAagccgtgggtgcgattcccacaactggaaaaatgtttgagtgatgaacatgaatgttcatgcttcatgtgtttgttatttttttatcgtttttctgagttttgtacaaataaaggtatttttcagtgtctgggtgtttattcgtttattataagtatttaaggtttttttttaacgataggccagtgcttgacgacaatcatgcccgttagaaagcaatgatgaggtctaggttggagcacgcttgcctagaaaaagccttcacactagccttgaaggtactcaaattataagtggcaggaaacacagttgtcCACATTtaagcggcacgtatcagaacatggataaaaaatgtgtattatattcatg
The sequence above is a segment of the Pararge aegeria chromosome 17, ilParAegt1.1, whole genome shotgun sequence genome. Coding sequences within it:
- the LOC120631242 gene encoding uncharacterized protein LOC120631242 yields the protein MQQLQEGLKITDKSQREKIIHVKLGAFICDSPARAMIKGVSNFNSKHGCLKCTVVGEYSHKSNTVTFPQFNCPKRNDQDFREKKYGQHHKLDSPLLKLNIDMIEDFPVSDSLHLIDLGLMKRLLIGWRDGNFGIYLTKWSASDIAKVDNFLNDCEMPTEIHRSVRSLDILKHWKGSEFRSFLYYLSLVILKEVLKEEAYTHFMHFFCAITICSIEKHFKFLQIAEEMLAHFTEQFKRIYGKDYVTSNIHNLSHLVDEVKKFGTLQNFNAYEFENKLQHFKHMVRHGKKPLRQIARRIIERDLVELNSLTTENNKCPVIKKNVLCLNSFILSKKKQDKWFLTNDNHLVEFISVYIKNNSQTQEQDIEIRGFVVQQTQDAFEKPLKSSFLNIYQCDNDELHRNREADIFKISIIKCKMVSILYGRKMFFIPLLHTL